From a single Lolium rigidum isolate FL_2022 chromosome 7, APGP_CSIRO_Lrig_0.1, whole genome shotgun sequence genomic region:
- the LOC124670411 gene encoding peroxisomal membrane protein 13-like produces the protein MAGAPPKPWERAGAEGTSGPAPFKPPSGGSTSDVVEASGTAKPGETIAATNVSANVNNTVSRAMPQRPWQQQSGYGNSYGGAGYGSNMYSSVGGYGNTYGSGGLYGNSSMYSSYGGGGGLYGGSGMYGGGMYNSGMGGSYGGYGMGGMGGMGGMGGMGGMGGMGAMGPYGNPDPNSFGPPAPPPGFWVSFLRVMHGAVSFFGRVAFLVEQNTQAFYMFITAMLQLFDRSGMLYGELARFVLRLLGVRTKSKKGRVQGPEGPSFEGPGQQFLEGPKGNNSWENVWGN, from the exons ATGGCAG GTGCGCCACCGAAACCGTGGGAGCGTGCTGGGGCAGAGGGAACATCTGGTCCGGCACCTTTCAAGCCACCGTCTGGTGGCAGCACTAGCGATGTCGTCGAAGCTTCTGGTACAGCTAAACCGGGAGAAACCATTGCTGCTACAAACGTTTCTGCCAATGTAAATAACACCGTTTCGAGGGCTATGCCGCAACGGCCTTGGCAGCAGCAGTCAGGCTATGGGAATTCTTATGGAG GAGCAGGATATGGATCCAATATGTATAGTTCAGTTGGTGGATATGGCAATACTTACGGTAGCGGCGGGCTCTATGGGAATAGTAGCATGTACTCGAGCtatggaggaggtggtggcctcTATGGAGGTTCTGGGATGTACGGTGGAGGCATGTATAACAGTGGAATGGGAGGCTCTTACGGTGGTTACGGTATGGGTGGCATGGGTGGTATGGGCGGCATGGGTGGTATGGGCGGTATGGGTGGCATGGGGGCGATGGGGCCTTATGGAAATCCAGATCCAAATTCTTTTGGACCCCCCGCGCCACCACCAGGTTTCTGGGTGTCCTTCCTACGAGTG ATGCACGGCGCCGTCAGTTTCTTTGGGCGAGTTGCATTCCTTGTTGAACAGAATACACAAGCCTTCTATATGTTCATTACAGCTATGTTGCAG CTCTTTGATCGGTCCGGCATGCTTTATGGCGAGCTTGCAAGATTTGTCTTGCGACTGCTAGGAGTCCGGACAAAGTCGAAGAAGGGCCGTGTTCAGGGCCCCGAGGGCCCATCATTTGAGGGACCTGGCCAACAGTTTTTGGAGGGACCAAAGGGTAACAACTCATGGGAGAATGTTTGGGGAAACTAA
- the LOC124670410 gene encoding glycolate oxidase 5: MEVTNVTEYQAIAKQKLPKMIYDYYASGAEDEWTLKENREAFSRILFRPRILIDVSKIDMTTTILGFKLSMPIMISPTAMQKMAHPDGEYATARAASKAGTVMTLSSWATSSVEEVASTGPGIRFFQLYVYKDRKVVEQLVRRAEKAGFKAIALTVDTPRLGRREADIKNRFVLPPNLTLKNFEGLDLGKMDQANDSGLASYVAGQIDRTLSWKDVKWLQSITTMPILVKGVITGEDSRLAVENGAAGIIVSNHGARQLDYVPATISALEEVVKGAAGQIPVFLDGGVRRGTDVFKALALGAAGVFIGRPVVFSLAAAGEAGVSNVLKMLRDEFELTMALGGCTSLADITRNHVVTESDKLGVMPSRL, encoded by the exons ATGGAGGTCACCAATGTCACGGAGTACCAGGCCATCGCGAAGCAGAAGCTTCCCAAGATGATCTACGACTACTACGCGTCCGGCGCTGAGGATGAGTGGACGCTAAAGGAGAACAGGGAGGCCTTTTCCAGGATCTT GTTCCGCCCTCGGATACtgatcgatgtatccaaaatcgaCATGACAACAACTATCCTGGGTTTCAAGCTCTCAATGCCCATCATGATTTCCCCCACTGCCATGCAGAAGATGGCGCACCCAGATG GAGAGTATGCAACTGCCCGCGCGGCATCAAAAGCAGGCACTGTAATG ACATTGTCATCCTGGGCTACTTCAAGCGTTGAGGAGGTTGCCTCAACTGGACCAGGGATccgtttcttccaactctat GTCTACAAAGACAGGAAGGTGGTTGAGCAGCTTGTGAGGAGAGCTGAAAAGGCTGGATTCAAGGCTATAGCGCTCACCGTGGATACCCCGCGACTTGGCCGCAGGGAAGCTGATATCAAGAATAG ATTTGTTTTGCCACCAAATTTGACACTCAAGAACTTTGAAGGTTTGGACCTGGGAAAAATGGACCAG GCCAACGATTCAGGACTGGCTTCATATGTCGCCGGGCAAATTGACCGCACCCTGAGCTGGAAG GATGTGAAGTGGCTGCAGAGCATCACGACGATGCCGATCCTGGTGAAGGGAGTGATCACGGGAGAGGACAGCAGGCTTGCCGTCGAGAACGGCGCGGCCGGGATCATCGTGTCGAACCACGGTGCCAGGCAGCTGGACTACGTCCCGGCGACCATCAGCGCCCTGGAGGAGGTCGTGAAGGGTGCTGCCGGGCAGATCCCCGTCTTCCTTGACGGCGGCGTCCGCCGCGGCACCGACGTCTTCAAGGCGCTTGCTCTAGGCGCCGCTGGCGTTTTC ATCGGACGGCCAGTGGTGTTctcgctggcggcggcgggggaggccgGAGTGAGCAACGTGCTGAAGATGCTGCGCGACGAGTTTGAGCTCACCATGGCGCTCGGCGGCTGCACCTCGCTCGCCGACATCACCCGCAACCACGTCGTCACCGAGTCGGACAAGTTGGGCGTCATGCCTTCGCGCTTGTAA
- the LOC124672402 gene encoding protein TIFY 5-like: MAAGSRSAAAERHDEEALELSLRLRTGDSSGSSAAVEEAAAAARRRSMTIFYNGRVCAVDVTELQARTIITMANHQILTEQQQQRMDNDRHLQDSSSSTSSNSAAAHCGGHQDTKPPVAPQRSPPRLAPPPGLTAAGVAPVISQAAAAELSMKRSLQQFLQKRKTRVAAAGSPYAGGRQAATHS; this comes from the exons ATGGCGGCGGGAAGcaggagcgcggcggcggagcGGCACGATGAGGAGGCGCTTGAGCTGAGCCTTCGGCTGCGGACAGGCGACAGCAGCGGTAGTagcgcggcggtggaggaggcagcggcggcggcgaggaggaggagcatgacCATATTCTACAACGGCCGGGTGTGCGCCGTGGACGTCACCGAGCTCCAG GCAAGGACTATCATAACCATGGCGAACCACCAGATTCTgaccgagcagcagcagcagcgcatgGACAACGATCGCCACCTGCAGGACAGTAGCAGCAGCACCAGCAGCAACAGTGCCGCCGCGCACTGCGGTGGTCATCAGGATACAAAGCCGCCGGTGGCGCCGCAACGTTCTCCTCCAAGGCTGGCACCTCCTCCAGGACTAACTGCGGCGGGGGTGGCGCCGGTGATTAGccaggcggcagcggcggagctGTCGATGAAGCGGTCGTTGCAGCAGTTCCTGCAGAAGCGGAAGACCAGGGTCGCCGCGGCGGGGTCACCGTACGCCGGCGGCCGGCAGGCGGCGACGCACTCCTAG